A stretch of Halococcus agarilyticus DNA encodes these proteins:
- a CDS encoding bile acid:sodium symporter family protein: MPVVLESLARLAVLVFVVASMLAMGLSLTLDQIITPLENTRRVARALLANFVVVPLVAFGILLVVPLSEPQSIGLVLLATAAGAPFLPTLVQAAKGDVAFGVGLMVLLMVVTVAYVPLVLPLLLPGVEVNPLDIANSLVVLMLLPLAAGLAIRSRYTSVASTLQPTMAQTASTSLVLLMVLVLVLNFENIVDVIGTGLIVALLVLVVLSLAAGYVLGGPTLGTRSVVGLGTAQRNISAALVVGAGNFTDPDVIVTLLVGALMMLAVLLVVGGELGKRSSTSQDSSEEDATSRGVTPSED, encoded by the coding sequence ATGCCAGTAGTTCTCGAATCGCTGGCTCGGCTCGCGGTGCTGGTCTTCGTCGTGGCCAGCATGCTCGCGATGGGACTGAGCCTGACCCTCGATCAGATCATCACGCCACTCGAAAACACGAGGCGCGTCGCGAGGGCACTGCTGGCCAACTTCGTCGTGGTGCCGCTGGTCGCCTTCGGGATCCTCCTCGTCGTTCCCCTCTCGGAGCCCCAGTCCATCGGTCTCGTCTTACTTGCGACCGCGGCCGGAGCGCCGTTTCTACCGACGCTGGTTCAGGCCGCCAAGGGTGACGTCGCGTTCGGCGTGGGCCTCATGGTTCTGCTGATGGTGGTGACGGTCGCCTACGTCCCGCTGGTGTTGCCGCTGTTGCTTCCCGGCGTTGAAGTCAACCCGCTCGACATCGCGAACTCGCTCGTCGTGTTGATGCTCCTGCCGCTGGCCGCAGGCCTGGCGATCAGAAGTCGGTACACAAGCGTGGCGTCGACGCTGCAGCCGACGATGGCACAGACCGCCAGCACGTCGCTGGTCCTCCTGATGGTGCTCGTGCTGGTGTTGAACTTCGAGAACATCGTCGACGTCATCGGAACTGGGCTCATCGTCGCCCTGCTGGTACTCGTCGTCCTCTCGCTGGCGGCTGGATACGTGTTGGGTGGGCCGACCCTCGGGACCAGATCCGTCGTCGGACTGGGGACGGCTCAACGGAACATCTCCGCCGCGCTCGTCGTGGGCGCAGGGAACTTCACGGACCCCGACGTGATCGTCACGCTCCTGGTCGGCGCACTGATGATGCTGGCGGTGCTGCTGGTCGTCGGCGGCGAGCTCGGAAAGCGCAGTAGCACTTCACAGGACTCGTCCGAAGAGGACGCGACGTCACGGGGAGTGACGCCATCCGAGGACTGA
- a CDS encoding ribbon-helix-helix domain-containing protein — protein sequence MTDYTTVSIPKDLADRVEETIEGTSFQSTSDLVRFLLRSIVIQHQKQGELTEAQFDEIAEQLQDLGYLQ from the coding sequence ATGACCGACTACACCACCGTCTCGATCCCGAAGGATCTCGCCGATCGGGTCGAGGAGACCATCGAGGGGACGAGCTTTCAGTCGACCAGCGACCTCGTGCGATTCCTGCTCCGGAGCATCGTGATCCAACACCAGAAGCAGGGCGAGCTCACCGAGGCCCAGTTCGACGAGATCGCCGAACAGCTCCAGGATCTCGGCTACCTCCAGTGA
- a CDS encoding arylsulfatase: MANQEFHGRIGRTYDESEPWWPEQARAPADAPNVLLITLDDVGFGHWGCYGGIADTPNIDRLAENGLQYNNFHTTAICSPTRSCLLTGRNHHSNGMASIAEVSTGFPGYNAHIPHENGFLSETLVEEGYSTYALGKWHLTPSETNSAAGPYDQWPLGRGFERHYGFLGGDTDQYTPSLVHDNHQVDPPATPEEGYHLTEDIAQRAIDFIGDAKQVDPDKPFFTYFCPGACHAPHQVPEEWIEKYEGEFDMGWDEAREQILERQKELGVVPENTELSPQNEDVRAWDSLSDDEQRLYARMMEIFAGFLEHTDHQIGKVLDYLEELGELENTLVMVLSDNGASAEGGPNGSVDENHFFNNVEEDLEENLEAMDDLGGPKYFNHYPWGWTWAGNTPFRRWKRETYRGGASDPFVISWPEGIEASGEIREQFIHAIDVVPTVLECLDIDAPDEIKGVPQSPIEGTSFAYSFDEPDAPERHTTQYFEMFATRAIYHDGWRAVHPWEFNKPITTEDLSATSLEESGWELYHVAEDFSEAHDVSDEHPEKLLELVQLWWTEAGKHDVLPLDGRGTQRFAEERPEPGRPRDTYVYYPGGQSIPENAAVKVLNRDHSITADLTTADGENEGVLIANGSRSGGYSLYVMDGQLRYVHNYVGKEEYEVTAEESLPEGEVSVRMEFETTGELDLENGEGRPGTVRLYYGDEQIGEDEIPVTIPITTGLTAGLSCGRDAVSAVSDAYRDRAPFAFTGDLARVTVDVSGDAVVHHEAEMDRIMARE, encoded by the coding sequence ATGGCAAATCAGGAATTTCACGGCCGCATTGGACGCACGTACGACGAATCCGAACCGTGGTGGCCCGAGCAGGCGCGAGCGCCGGCAGACGCGCCGAACGTTCTGTTGATCACCCTCGACGACGTCGGGTTCGGCCACTGGGGCTGTTATGGCGGGATCGCCGACACGCCCAACATCGATCGCCTCGCCGAGAACGGCCTTCAGTACAACAACTTCCACACGACGGCGATCTGTTCGCCGACCCGGAGTTGTCTGCTGACCGGACGGAACCACCACTCCAACGGGATGGCCAGCATCGCCGAGGTATCCACGGGGTTTCCGGGATACAACGCCCATATTCCCCACGAGAACGGTTTCCTCTCCGAGACGCTCGTGGAGGAGGGCTACAGCACCTACGCGCTCGGCAAGTGGCATTTGACACCCTCCGAGACGAACAGCGCCGCGGGACCGTACGATCAGTGGCCGCTCGGTCGCGGGTTCGAGCGCCACTACGGGTTTCTCGGCGGGGACACCGACCAGTACACGCCCTCGCTCGTTCACGACAACCACCAGGTCGACCCACCGGCGACGCCCGAGGAGGGCTATCACCTCACCGAAGACATCGCCCAGCGCGCCATCGACTTCATCGGCGACGCCAAACAGGTCGATCCCGACAAGCCCTTCTTCACGTACTTCTGTCCCGGCGCGTGCCACGCACCGCATCAGGTACCCGAAGAGTGGATCGAGAAGTACGAAGGGGAGTTCGACATGGGGTGGGACGAGGCACGCGAGCAGATTCTGGAACGTCAGAAAGAACTCGGCGTCGTCCCGGAGAACACGGAGCTGTCGCCACAGAACGAGGACGTCCGGGCGTGGGATTCGCTCTCCGATGACGAGCAACGCCTCTACGCCAGGATGATGGAGATATTCGCCGGGTTCCTCGAACACACCGACCACCAGATCGGCAAAGTCCTCGACTACCTCGAAGAGCTCGGCGAGCTGGAGAACACGCTCGTGATGGTGCTCTCGGACAACGGTGCGAGCGCGGAAGGTGGCCCGAACGGTTCCGTCGACGAGAATCACTTCTTCAACAACGTTGAGGAAGATCTAGAGGAAAACCTCGAGGCGATGGACGACCTCGGCGGCCCGAAGTACTTCAATCACTACCCGTGGGGCTGGACGTGGGCCGGCAACACGCCGTTCCGCCGCTGGAAACGCGAGACCTACCGTGGCGGCGCGAGCGATCCGTTCGTGATCTCGTGGCCCGAGGGTATCGAGGCCAGTGGCGAGATTCGCGAGCAGTTCATCCACGCCATCGACGTCGTCCCCACGGTACTGGAGTGTCTGGATATCGACGCCCCCGACGAGATCAAGGGCGTCCCCCAATCACCCATCGAAGGGACGAGCTTTGCCTACTCCTTCGACGAACCCGACGCGCCCGAACGACACACCACCCAGTACTTCGAGATGTTCGCCACCCGGGCGATCTATCACGACGGGTGGCGCGCGGTCCACCCTTGGGAGTTCAACAAGCCGATCACCACCGAAGATCTCTCGGCGACGAGTCTCGAAGAATCCGGCTGGGAGCTGTATCACGTCGCCGAGGACTTCTCGGAGGCCCACGACGTGAGCGACGAGCACCCCGAGAAGCTCCTTGAACTCGTTCAGCTGTGGTGGACCGAGGCCGGCAAACACGACGTGTTGCCGCTCGACGGTCGTGGCACGCAGCGCTTCGCCGAGGAACGTCCCGAGCCCGGCAGACCCCGTGACACGTACGTCTACTACCCCGGCGGCCAGTCCATTCCGGAGAACGCCGCGGTCAAGGTGCTCAACCGGGATCACAGCATCACCGCCGACCTGACGACAGCCGACGGCGAGAACGAAGGCGTGCTCATCGCCAACGGCTCTCGTTCGGGCGGCTACTCGCTGTACGTCATGGACGGTCAACTCCGCTACGTCCACAACTACGTCGGCAAGGAGGAGTACGAGGTGACCGCCGAAGAGTCGCTCCCCGAGGGCGAGGTTTCGGTCCGCATGGAGTTCGAGACGACCGGCGAGCTCGACCTCGAAAACGGCGAAGGCAGACCCGGAACAGTCCGGCTCTACTACGGCGACGAACAGATCGGCGAGGACGAGATTCCCGTGACGATCCCGATAACGACGGGCCTGACCGCGGGGCTGAGCTGTGGCCGCGACGCCGTCAGCGCCGTCTCCGACGCCTACCGCGATCGGGCACCGTTCGCGTTCACGGGAGACCTCGCCCGAGTGACGGTCGACGTGAGCGGCGACGCGGTCGTCCACCACGAGGCCGAGATGGATCGCATCATGGCCCGGGAGTGA
- a CDS encoding VOC family protein — translation MIATLDWLALEVKYLDRASTFYRDHLDLETVGEGSDEVALAVGDTDLVLRRPTTLPRGGLHTHYALSIPATEYDAWYDRLAETFDLDEHTFGSARSLYFYDTEGNCVELGESEAAGTGVLGVFEVVLEVADLDRAEAFYTALGMDVMDRGSERRRVRLDAGPFALELWEPQLGIADARGGVHVDCGFGVENPEAALERVEDRVSTTERIEEGIRVRDPDGHYLTFV, via the coding sequence ATGATCGCGACGCTCGACTGGCTCGCGCTCGAAGTCAAGTATCTCGATCGCGCGAGCACGTTCTACCGCGATCACCTCGACCTCGAAACCGTCGGGGAGGGAAGCGACGAGGTCGCGCTCGCGGTCGGCGACACCGATCTCGTGCTCCGTCGGCCCACAACTCTACCGCGTGGCGGCCTCCACACCCACTACGCGCTCTCGATCCCCGCCACCGAGTACGACGCGTGGTACGACCGACTCGCCGAAACGTTCGATCTCGACGAGCACACCTTCGGGAGCGCACGCTCGCTGTACTTCTACGACACCGAGGGCAACTGCGTCGAACTCGGCGAATCCGAGGCAGCTGGGACCGGCGTTCTCGGCGTGTTCGAGGTCGTCCTCGAAGTCGCGGACCTCGACCGCGCCGAGGCGTTCTACACGGCGCTCGGGATGGACGTGATGGATCGCGGGAGCGAGCGACGGCGGGTCCGGCTCGACGCCGGCCCGTTCGCCCTCGAACTCTGGGAGCCCCAGTTGGGCATCGCCGACGCGCGTGGCGGCGTCCACGTCGATTGCGGGTTCGGCGTCGAAAACCCCGAGGCGGCGCTCGAACGGGTCGAGGATCGCGTGTCGACGACCGAGCGCATCGAGGAGGGAATCAGG
- a CDS encoding YbjQ family protein, translating to MADVVITTTDGLDGTEVTEYLGVVSGEAIIGANVVSDVFAGVRDVVGGRSRSYEKKVAKGRKEALTDIEAEAADLGAGAVVGAAFDYEEMSEGMLWVNLSGTAVKTR from the coding sequence ATGGCAGACGTCGTCATCACGACCACGGACGGGCTCGACGGGACGGAAGTGACCGAATACCTCGGTGTCGTTTCGGGGGAGGCGATCATCGGCGCGAACGTCGTGAGTGACGTCTTCGCCGGGGTTCGCGACGTCGTCGGCGGGCGAAGCAGGTCCTACGAGAAGAAAGTCGCCAAGGGGCGCAAGGAAGCGCTCACGGACATCGAAGCCGAAGCGGCGGATCTCGGTGCGGGCGCCGTCGTCGGTGCTGCCTTCGACTACGAGGAGATGTCCGAAGGCATGCTGTGGGTCAACCTGTCGGGAACTGCTGTCAAAACACGCTAA
- a CDS encoding DUF5789 family protein: MAARPPQDDAEEPDTLAFGIAALDDRLDRADLTFPADADETVRALGDPDVPYDPSGRSMALSAALERVERERFDSEDELLDALHPVFEERRQSGPTGLLDRLRSLF, translated from the coding sequence ATGGCCGCACGACCGCCCCAGGACGACGCCGAGGAACCGGACACGCTCGCGTTCGGGATCGCCGCACTCGACGACCGCCTCGACCGTGCCGATCTCACCTTTCCCGCCGACGCCGACGAGACCGTTCGGGCGCTCGGTGATCCCGACGTGCCGTACGACCCATCCGGCCGATCGATGGCGCTCTCGGCTGCGCTCGAACGGGTCGAACGGGAGCGCTTCGACTCCGAGGACGAACTGCTCGACGCGCTCCATCCCGTTTTCGAGGAACGGCGTCAGTCCGGTCCCACGGGACTCCTCGATCGGCTCCGATCGCTCTTTTAG
- a CDS encoding TIGR00341 family protein translates to MRLIQVLVPEGTREAILGELDEEGIDYAVWEETGRGEFEAVVSFPVPTSGVEPVLDRLRAAGVEEDAYTIVQSTETVVSRRIGALRERYTDLRISRDELVARAADLAPATSTYVAFLVLSTVIAATGLLLDSAATIIGAMVIAPLMGPAISASVGTVVDESDLARRGIALQVGGLLLAIVCAAVLGVILKETVLVPPGLDITEVPQIAERTQPNFLSLFLALGSGIAASISIVRGAGSTLIGVAIAVALVPPAATAGLGIAWGAPLVFVTASTLVLVNLLAINLSALIVLWLSGYRPAHSSRVEGARSALVGRSVRLIGALVVLSIVLAAVTFASFQVATFEQQTNAEVDALLDGPDYEGATLVDTTVDYDGVDLALGNPAEVRVTVGLDSADVPPDLASRIDGRLTQATGRSVNVQVVFTLSQQSG, encoded by the coding sequence ATGCGTCTGATCCAGGTGCTGGTTCCGGAGGGGACGCGCGAAGCGATCCTCGGGGAACTCGACGAGGAAGGGATCGATTACGCAGTGTGGGAGGAGACGGGCCGCGGGGAGTTCGAGGCGGTCGTCTCGTTTCCGGTTCCCACGAGCGGCGTCGAGCCCGTGCTCGACAGGCTGCGGGCGGCGGGTGTCGAGGAGGACGCCTACACGATCGTCCAATCGACCGAGACCGTAGTCTCTCGGCGGATCGGCGCGCTGCGCGAACGCTACACCGACCTGCGCATCTCGCGCGACGAACTCGTCGCGCGCGCCGCGGACCTCGCCCCGGCGACGTCGACGTACGTCGCCTTTCTCGTGCTCAGTACGGTGATCGCTGCGACGGGGTTGCTGCTCGACTCGGCCGCGACCATCATCGGCGCGATGGTGATCGCCCCGCTCATGGGACCGGCGATCTCGGCCAGCGTCGGCACCGTCGTCGACGAGTCCGATCTCGCCCGTCGAGGGATCGCGCTCCAGGTCGGCGGCCTCCTCTTGGCCATCGTGTGTGCCGCCGTCCTCGGTGTGATTCTCAAGGAGACCGTGCTCGTTCCGCCAGGCCTCGACATCACCGAAGTGCCCCAGATCGCCGAACGGACTCAGCCGAACTTCCTCTCGCTGTTTCTCGCGCTCGGGTCGGGGATCGCCGCCTCGATCAGCATCGTTCGAGGGGCCGGATCGACGCTCATCGGCGTCGCGATCGCGGTCGCGCTCGTGCCGCCGGCGGCGACCGCCGGGCTCGGCATCGCGTGGGGCGCTCCATTAGTATTCGTCACCGCGAGCACGCTCGTGCTCGTGAACCTGCTCGCGATCAACCTCTCGGCGCTGATCGTGCTCTGGCTTTCGGGCTACCGCCCGGCGCACAGTTCCCGGGTCGAGGGGGCTCGGTCCGCACTCGTCGGACGGTCCGTTCGACTCATCGGGGCACTCGTCGTGCTCTCGATCGTGCTCGCAGCGGTCACGTTCGCCTCGTTCCAGGTGGCGACGTTCGAACAGCAGACGAACGCCGAGGTCGATGCACTGCTCGACGGCCCCGACTACGAGGGGGCGACGCTCGTCGACACCACGGTCGACTACGACGGGGTCGACCTCGCCCTCGGCAACCCGGCGGAGGTACGTGTCACCGTCGGACTCGACAGTGCCGACGTGCCGCCCGATCTCGCCTCGCGGATCGACGGCCGTCTGACTCAGGCGACCGGCAGATCCGTGAACGTGCAGGTCGTCTTCACCCTCTCACAGCAGTCCGGGTAG